Part of the Nicotiana sylvestris chromosome 5, ASM39365v2, whole genome shotgun sequence genome is shown below.
cactttctttgttgatctcatcacagagaatacctttgacccattcacccaacatcctctatctgttgcactgttcacgaattgaaatataccaaacctttgtatttctgatggaccccaaagcatgttgattgttaccaactcagtgtgcttgttgttctttcctgacttatgacactgaTGTGTTAGCCAGAtctcgttttgtgcaattggaaagctgatggcaaattttgaagtcatttctcacttattttaaCCAAACaaactcaggaagaggaagtaaacaatacaaaaggaacagagtaaaggacaaaggaaagaggtgactcctaacaagaaaattacaaagtagaaacctatcaaatGTGggtaccaactctaatgaccatgacatgcacctgtagcCTATTCTGTTAAGTAAGcttgatgttcaactcctgttatacctctaaaccatgaaaatgggcttcaatgctccgatcatccaatctgattcacaatccttattcgacttgcagtgcccgaagggttttcaccatcaagcctctctcattctgttttttctctcaacttaccgtcgccttacggtgcccgcgagggttttcaccaataagactccctCATTTTTGACTTCTcttagctcccgtcgccttacggtgcccgtgaaggttttcaccaataaaactctctcatttttattttttcctgcttgaaccagagtgtttcccctgacatgaattacatttacctgcttgacttggtatttctcgaagactgatcagaaggtctttctttggaccgtaatttAGGCTTCTGGACAGGGTTagcaagaaagggtataaaaggctcaaaacaatacGAATGGGTAATAATTAAAACTTTtggaatcaggtttctcacaacaaccacaacttctgccccagtttcttgcatggggacttttggattttgttttggtgggaccgaaccgtgaggctgcctacgtatccttaaaaggaatcagttcaaacatagtcatgtcatagaaattactttgttgttgtgttttttttccttttctctttcttcttttttttttcttttgcttttctctttttctttttattgtttttcttcatcttttctcttttcttcttttttcttgttttttctttttctttgtttctttctctttcctgttctttctctttttctttcttccttttcttatctttcatgcttgtgcTTCTGATATTTgttattgattccgaaagaggggtatgaaagaaaataaataaggctcaaaaggggtgacgagggataaagtgtttagatagcagaacaaaatgccttcgtcattccaaccttcaaaacatgccaagtacaaacaacacaactaaacaaaccaaggaaaacatttgtaacatcttttggTTGTGCCAGACTTGATGACCGTACCCACACATTCACCTTCTACATTTGTTATATACAGAAAACCATTGGACAACattctcactctcattaccacgagtggccccctacaaatttggggcaaacttgcttttatcttcaaattgatgCGACAGGGTGCGTTTCAATAGgagttctttatgttctatctgccccaatttcacacaattcgggcttgaagtgatctcaaaatccctttacttatttccctcaaacgtccctacatcttcaacattgtttcattgcttcgtgattaaactggCTTTAAAAACCAAGCTGaaaattacgcgtgcatgtcacgtcactagagtcaacaaaaaaagaactataaaagaaaagagaactaaacaaaaatgactagaaattacagaaaacataaaattgcattagacagatggtgaccgggtttggacaacaaaacaaacaaactatacTGGggctacaaacctagaacaaacctagacaacactaaacaggcTACTAGACTatacaaactaggcaaaataagaggatagaagggtttgagtcacaagacaatatctggattacaaccctgagataacccggacaacagaaatgccaacaaaataaaccaccaaaactcctccctgactaaccaagacaggagcgtctttccaattgccaatcTCGGCATCTTAtccactgaattctgcatcaatattactaggaccttcacaaacttccatcacattgttcttaacaaattgcttttgggttctctttgctggctcgttcttaagatcaacctctgatagcactgaaaactttgcagcgcgtgggccttcgaggatctcagaagaattttcatattccttttcaaaacaaatcatactcaccatatgcgtctcaggcgatggactttggctagtgtctgctgcatctggattttgcacgacaatgtcacctgcatcaataagcttctgaattactttcttcagattccaacacttctctatgtcatgcctcTGGGCatttgagcaatatgcgcacctttgagaaaaatcaaacttatttggaagagggtttggcatttttttctggatcggcttcaacatgtccaattgcttcaacttttggaacaaaatggcgtatgacactcccaatggggtgaaagccttttcatttttcagcaacctctcattcttaaatgcttgattgggccgaaaacctaatccagggggttttcgataggctcgtgggggtggataggcattttgtggagctgggtactgagagAGTGATGTATGATTTTGGGAGTTCcatggagagaagtggcattggggaggatcatctgttgcatcaggatatccatggtgacgatgtcgaggctggaagtgttgatcgggaaagcccatcgtatcatcttttctgtttcacTTTCTTCCACCCAATCTTActaggatgttctgaatgtctttcgaacaactcatgattttacctgatttgattccctcttctactagctcccccatttttaacacattattgaaaggctttcccaaggccgggatcaaatgactgaagtaggtgggccccctgggcttttaggaagagctcaaccatttcttcttccccaatcgtggtattgactcgagcagccttctccctccatctgagtccaaattctctaaagctttcctccagcttcttttccattttagatagtgAGGAGCGGTCTagggtaacacctgatctgtattgaaagtatcgaacaaaatctttagccatgtcacccaatgtaggccacttaccaacatcttgatgattatgccattccaatgctgccccagtcaggctctcactgaagtacgctATCAACAAATCAtatttctcgccaacacttctcattttattgCAATAATCCCTTAAATGGActaccggatccccacacccatcatacaagttaaagtttggcactttaaacctcgCAGGCAGATGAACGTCGGGGGATATAGACAATTCTTTAtaagacatgctaccctggtctcccgttCCTTGCTTGTTCATTGAAGACTTTTCTATGCCTTTCatcctcctgggtatcccatctcgcccttttcttcctgtgaactcttCATTTACAACATAAGACCCATCCCGCGGACCCTGCTTGTAcgagttgggaaccttgtgggcaacctctgaggggtaatattgggcatcatgagctttgaatgAGTATTCATTGTCGGGGATAGTAGATGTGACAGGAGGGCGATTTTGGGGATAGGTAATTGGAgaatgagtgatggagctactaggatggttgggaaagccatgataagcggatggatctggagagtatgcgGGATCATCTAGCACTATGACCGATGTTcgggtaagggtagcatttaggaagctaggtggtggcgggggtggtgccttcccagtcatccaggcatgatacatgtctgccatgtgttgtcttaacatctttacctcttcaaccaacccattgtcctgttcaattGACTGCTtccgggcaccggtatcaaccaactgagttctgttgttgtctgccattgctttttaactttgtgttgtagagaagagttaccactttaaaaaccacaaaccaaccacccttctgctatgaatataataaaATGAAGCCATCACGATAGCATTAGggaatttaacataagataatctcactttatgtgcaatgcacctagccacagttatcggttctaaaatgacttcgagggtacaaaggtcagttggcatcatcccaatttgttcatttaaACCtatcttttctttgcttttctagcacttgttggcttgcccattttccttcatttctctttttttttaatcattactctctctttctctcataTTTCACATCCCACAATtccacttcttttttcttttttttttcttttttttcttttaataaaaaatgattcgatcggaCTTTAAaaacccttctgctatgaatataataaaataaagccATCACgatagcgttagggcatttaacataagataatctcactttatgtgcaatgcacctagccacatttatcggttctaaaatgacttcgagggtacaaaggtcagttggcatcatcccaatttgttcatttcaacctctcttttctttgcttttctagcacttgctggcttgtccattttccttcatttctcttttttttaatcattactctctctttctctcataTTTCACATCCCACAATTccacctcttttttcttttcttttttttttctttttttttcttttaataaaaaatgattcgatcggaccctatgtaggttgcctacgtatcatgaccccgcatgaatcagatctttgcgtagttctggcagatcgggaataaaggaaacaaactaacattctcttCTTTTTACCTTAACGACTCTAacgagaaaagggaaataaaagaaacaaatctcttttttgtttttgaattttctagacttaatgttctataacctattgcaaactcaagtttaacgaacatatattttttgattttttttctttttttgaaacaaacactctatgtgaaattattaaggaaacaccctagaagagaaaaaaaatatattttttgataCTTTTTTTTCGGAAGAAAATcgaaagaataaaccacagaaaaatattttgaattttcatttgatatcgtgacgcaagatttcgaagcaagcaatgaaaaagataaaacaaaatatttttggattttaattttgattgcctaaaggaaaaattctaatgataaacaaaagataaagtatacaatatcctaaagttctaacgaaaatgaaaagaattttttttttacatctttcattaatttcccaaagaaacaactcacaagaaaatctttttggattttagaATTAATGTCTTAAAgaaatcttttaaagaggtactaaaagaaaattatcttttttttctttttgttttttaattttggtcctaatatacaaAGGGaagtataaaagcaattttttttttaaaaaaaacttcgAGATACTAACTATCTAAAATAAaaccacctcaaactttctttttacttcttcttgatttctaggagtagtatttctaaagaaaattctaacggaaatataaaaacgcaaaatatcttcttcttttttggattCTGAGTTACACCACaccttttcaaataaaagtacaataacaaaaaacTTGACATtgctgtacaaaactagaaagtaaaagatgaCGTAAAAAAACATACtccaaacataaaaataaaataaaaataaccaatataaaaaaatctccttaagcaactcctgaatgcggTGGTCCTGGGgcatctgtcatgctcaaactacGGTAAatggatccacacctgtatgagaaaacttaaaccaacactatgtgagacaataacattcccta
Proteins encoded:
- the LOC138868640 gene encoding uncharacterized protein, with translation MADNNRTQLVDTGARKQSIEQDNGLVEEVKMLRQHMADMYHAWMTGKAPPPPPPSFLNATLTRTSVIVLDDPAYSPDPSAYHGFPNHPSSSITHSPITYPQNRPPVTSTIPDNEYSFKAHDAQYYPSEVAHKVPNSYKQGPRDGSYVVNEEFTGRKGRDGIPRRMKGIEKSSMNKQGTGDQGSMSYKELSISPDVHLPARFKVPNFNLYDGCGDPVVHLRDYCNKMRSVGEKYDLLIAYFSESLTGAALEWHNHQDVGAHLENNGKQLKFLGKVVSKKDNLSFKGKQFRRKTVQVSGENGSRCK